A single Fusarium oxysporum Fo47 chromosome IV, complete sequence DNA region contains:
- a CDS encoding pyridoxal phosphate-dependent transferase has translation MELSGFVERLRSGAAAKFPSDANSLDFARHLDSQDKLSHLRDEFVLPTKKSLKKKALDGSLPGAANGTNGHSNGHTNGHTNGSADDDQQCLYFVGNSLGAQPKAVREYLNAQLETWASIGVNGHFSALGNSPLPAWQDLAEDCAIKSADLVGASPHEIVIMNTLTANLHLLMASFYKPNEKRHKVILEWKPFPSDHYAIESQVVWHGLDPEKSMVKIHPNEDHIITTDLILSTIDEHAEDTALLLLPGIQYYSGQLFDIPRITAYAQAKGIVVGWDLAHAAGNVELKLHDWNVDFACWCTYKYINAGPGSIAGAYVHERHGKVELNDATGKATYRPRLMGWYGGDKSVRFNMDNNFIPTSGAGGFQLSNPSAIDLASLSGALSVFNKTTMHDLRSKALVLTAYAEYLLDQILAESSDAELFRIITPRDPLQRGTQLSVLLKDGLLDNVSAALEENAVICDKRKPGVIRVAPVPLYTRFEDVWKFMQILRTALP, from the exons ATGGAGCTTTCTGGATTTGTCGAGCGTCTGAGGAGCGGTGCTGCCGCCAAGTTTCCCAGCGATGCTAATTCTCTCGACTTTGCCCGCCATTTGGACTCGCAGGATAAGCTAAGCCATCTTCGGGATGAGTTTGTCCTGCCTACCAAGAAGTCCCTCAAGAAGAAAGCCCTCGACGGTTCACTTC CTGGCGCAGCCAATGGCACAAATGGTCACAGCAACGGCCATACCAACGGCCATACCAACGGCTCAGCTGATGATGATCAACAATGTCTCTACTTCGTCGGCAACTCTCTCGGCGCTCAACCGAAAGCTGTTCGAGAATATCTCAACGCTCAACTCGAGACATGGGCTTCTATCGGTGTGAACGGACACTTCAGCGCCCTCGGCAACTCACCGCTTCCAGCATGGCAAGACCTCGCTGAGGACTGCGCCATCAAGTCGGCAGACCTCGTCGGTGCTTCTCCCCACGAGATTGTCATCATGAACACTCTCACAGCGAACCTGCATCTCCTCATGGCGAGCTTTTATAAGCCGAATGAGAAGAGACACAAGGTTATTTTGGAGTGGAAGCCGTTCCCTAGTGATCACTATGCTATTGAGAGTCAAGTTGTTTGGCACGGTCTTGATCCGGAGAAGAGCATGGTTAAGATTCATCCTAATGAGGATCATATCATCACAACTGATTTGATTCTTTCGACTATTGATGAGCATGCTGAGGATACGGCTCTTCTTTTACTCCCCGGTATTCAGTACTACTCCGGTCAACTCTTCGACATTCCCCGCATTACAGCGTACGCTCAAGCAAAGGGCATTGTCGTTGGTTGGGACCTCGCCCACGCCGCTGGAAACGTCGAACTCAAGCTCCACGACTGGAACGTTGATTTCGCTTGCTGGTGCACGTACAAGTACATCAACGCAGGCCCCGGCTCCATCGCAGGTGCTTACGTCCACGAGCGCCACGGCAAAGTCGAGCTCAACGATGCCACCGGCAAAGCCACGTACCGCCCGCGTCTCATGGGCTGGTACGGCGGCGACAAGAGCGTGCGCTTCAACATGGACAACAACTTCATCCCCACCTCCGGCGCAGGCGGCTTCCAGCTCTCCAACCCGTCCGCCATCGACCTCGCCAGTCTCTCCGGCGCATTATCAGTGTTTAACAAAACAACCATGCACGACCTGCGCTCCAAGGCTTTGGTGCTAACAGCCTATGCGGAGTATCTGCTTGATCAGATCTTGGCCGAGTCGTCAGACGCTGAGCTGTTCCGCATTATTACACCGAGGGATCCGCTGCAGAGGGGAACGCAGCTTAGTGTGTTGTTGAAGGATGGGCTGTTGGATAATGTTAGTGCGGCGTTGGAAGAGAATGCTGTGATTTGTGACAAGAGGAAGCCTGGTGTTATTCGTGTGGCGCCTGTGCCGCTATACACGAGGTTTGAGGATGTTTGGAAGTTTATGCAAATTTTGAGGACGGCTTTGCCTTAG
- a CDS encoding Indoleamine 2,3-dioxygenase, whose translation MSPHAVTYQLPRIKLTAELKEFAVTSNAFLPEHSPLKQLPDSYYEPWELVIQHLPALIKYFDIRRAVDTLPVLSTERLRSEAEWRRAYSILAFLTHAYVWGGEKPAQILPPQITVPFLAVSKHLELPPVLSYAAANLWNFSSSSNDFTDLDHLDTLHTFTGTESEKWFLLISVAMEARAGTIIPKMMEALEAVKTRDYDVIISALEQLKSCIDSVGVLLERMYEKCDPMTFYYKIRPFLAGSKNMEAAGLPKGVFYDEGDGKGEWRHLRGGSNGQSSLIQFFDVVLGVEHITSGNNTEKAGERSYHDIVKDYMPGPHRRFLTHVARKGSIRELASQTPSSPAQERLQAAFTAATEALTVFRNKHIQIVTRYIILPARSGRKDGPQNLASSSSKKNGEELTGTGGTTLVPFLKQSRNETSEAGRLE comes from the exons ATGTCGCCACACGCTGTTACGTACCAACTCCCGCGCATCAAGCTCACGGCCGAACTAAAAGAGTTCGCCGTGACAAGCAACGCTTTCCTCCCTGAGCACAGTCCCCTCAAACAATTACCCGATTCTTACTATGAGCCGTGGGAGCTTGTTATTCAGCATCTCCCTGCTCTGATCAAGTATTTTGATATAAGACGTGCTGTTGATACTCTTCCGGTTCTGTCGACGGAGAGGTTAAGGTCTGAGGCGGAGTGGAGGAGGGCGTATTCGATCTTGGCGTTCTTGACGCATGCTTATGTTTGGGGTGGAGAGAAGCCTGCGCAG ATTCTACCCCCACAAATCACTGTTCCGTTCCTTGCTGTCTCAAAACATCTCGAACTCCCTCCCGTTCTCTCATACGCCGCTGCAAACCTATGGAACTTCTCCAGTTCAAGCAATGACTTCACTGATCTCGACCACCTCGACACCCTACACACCTTCACCGGCACAGAGTCAGAAAAATGgttcctcctcatcagcgTAGCCATGGAAGCTCGCGCCGGAACCATCATCCCTAAAATGATGGAAGCGCTCGAAGCCGTCAAGACACGAGACTACGACGTTATAATCTCTGCTCTCGAACAACTCAAGTCTTGCATCGACAGTGTCGGTGTTTTGCTAGAGCGCATGTATGAGAAGTGCGATCCTATGACGTTCTACTACAAGATCAGACCGTTCTTGGCGGGGAGCAAAAACATGGAAGCAGCTGGTCTGCCAAAAGGTGTTTTCTACGATGAAGGTGACGGAAAAGGCGAGTGGCGCCATCTCCGCGGTGGAAGTAACGGCCAAAGCTCCCTGATCCAATTCTTCGATGTTGTTCTCGGCGTAGAGCACATAACCAGCGGTAACAACACCGAGAAAGCCGGCGAGAGGAGCTATCACGACATAGTAAAAGACTACATGCCGGGTCCTCACCGCCGGTTCCTGACACACGTCGCTCGCAAGGGCAGTATCCGCGAACTAGCCTCCCAAACACCCAGCAGTCCCGCGCAAGAACGTCTTCAGGCTGCATTCACAGCAGCGACAGAGGCGCTCACGGTGTTTAGGAACAAGCACATCCAGATTGTGACGCGGTATATCATTCTGCCTGCGAGGAGCGGGAGGAAGGATGGGCCGCAGAACCTGGCGAGTAGTTCGTCGAAAAAGAATGGGGAGGAGTTGACGGGGACGGGGGGCACAACGCTGGTGCCGTTTCTGAAGCAGTCGAGGAATGAGACTAGTGAGGCTGGGCGGTTGGAGTAA
- a CDS encoding major facilitator superfamily domain-containing protein, which translates to MADQAKPDDHVASAKLSVESHPESRAAAAFAMDSQHRQAVEKSMKRKLDTRCALFVLIYIMNYLDRNNMAAARLKGLQEDLNLSYNQYATCLSILYVGYILMQVPSNMFINRIQRPSLYISAAMLLWGLISTLSGSVHNFAGMVCIRFFLGFVEAAFLPGALLILSKWYTRRELTKRNAILFCGNLISNAFSALVGAGVLSNMQGVLGHAAWRWLFWIEGAITMSIAISAAFILPDLPHNSRGFTEEERQVAQLRMIEDVGEADEDSSEESAFYGLKLAVKDLKIYIMMLTFTAYVVGLSFNAFFPSLTETLGFGYVPTLLMSAPPWVFSCIVSVINAWHSDRTQEKFWHIVGPIGIGTTGFIISMATENVAARYLALFLQAASYAGFIVFYSWISSSFPRPPAKRAVAIAMINAFSQLGNVAGSYVWDLKENGYRKSYGIVLSMFGVTVVGCYIFRLVLIDLNKKLERGEANAWETRQDVAAHTAAVEVMDSPDEALRMKRDFRYLI; encoded by the exons atggcggATCAAGCAAAGCCAGACGACCACGTCGCCTCGGCCAAACTCAGCGTCGAGTCGCACCCCGAATCCCGCGCCGCAGCCGCCTTCGCCATGGACTCTCAGCACCGGCAAGCCGTCGAGAAGTCGATGAAGCGCAAGCTCGACACGCGCTGCGCCCTGTTCGTGCTCATCTACATCATGAACTACCTCGACCGCAACAACATGGCCGCCGCTCGTCTAAAGGGTCTGCAAGAGGACTTGAACCTGAGTTACAACCAGTATGCGACGTGCTTGAGTATCTTGTACGTCGGGTATATCCTCATGCAGGTACCCTCCAACATGTTCATCAACCGCATCCAGCGCCCGTCGCTGTATATTTCTGCGGCGATGCTGCTGTGGGGTCTTATCTCGACGCTGTCGGGTAGTGTTCACAACTTCGCTGGCATGGTCTGCATTCGATTCTTTCTCGGCTTCGTCGAAGCTGCTTTTCTGCCCGGTGCTCTTCTGATTCTGTCGAAATGGTACACGCGACGCGAATTGACCAAGCGCAATGCCATCCTGTTCTGCGGCAACCTCATCTCCAACGCCTTCTCCGCGCTCGTCGGCGCAGGTGTCTTGTCCAACATGCAGGGCGTCCTGGGCCACGCAGCATGGCGATGGCTGTTCTGGATCGAAGGCGCTATTACCATGAGCATTGCCATCTCCGCTGCGTTTATTCTTCCCGATCTACCTCATAACTCGCGGGGCTTTACGGAGGAGGAGCGACAGGTTGCGCAGCTTCGTATGATTGAGGATGTCGGCGAGGCAGACGAGGATTCTTCTGAGGAGAGCGCTTTCTACGGTCTTAAGCTTGCGgtcaaggatctcaagatCTACATCATGATGTTGACCTTTACTGCTTATGTCGTTGGTCTGTCGTTCAATGCTTTCTTC CCCAGTTTGACAGAGACTCTTGGCTTCGGATACGTGCCTACTCTTTTGATGAGCGCTCCTCCGTGGGTGTTTTCTTGTATTGTGTCGGTCATCAACGCCTGGCACTCGGATAGAACCCAAGAAAAG TTCTGGCACATTGTCGGCCCAATCGGTATCGGCACGAcaggcttcatcatcagcatggCGACCGAGAACGTCGCAGCGCGCTACCTCGCCCTGTTCCTCCAAGCAGCATCCTACGCAggcttcatcgtcttctACTCGTGGATCAGCTCCTCCTTCCCCCGACCCCCCGCCAAGCGCGCCGTGGCCATCGCCATGATCAACGCCTTCAGCCAGCTCGGCAACGTCGCGGGCTCGTACGTCTGGGACCTGAAAGAGAACGGGTACCGCAAGAGCTACGGAATCGTGCTCTCCATGTTTGGCGTCACAGTGGTTGGATGCTACATCTTCCGGCTGGTGCTGATCGACCTCAACAAAAAGCTCGAGAGGGGAGAGGCCAATGCTTGGGAGACGCGCCAGGATGTGGCTGCGCATACGGCGGCCGTCGAGGTCATGGACAGCCCCGACGAAGctctgaggatgaagcggGATTTCCGATACCTTATTTAA